The Ananas comosus cultivar F153 linkage group 7, ASM154086v1, whole genome shotgun sequence genome has a window encoding:
- the LOC109713262 gene encoding UPF0481 protein At3g47200-like, translated as MASADQTTAECRELAAIMKASNEKVRAEAQLGKPLTQKSMEVVKKAAAHDFCNSTRHSVEDFYRKVPRHSVEDFYRKVRAVAGEARSGYADLFEYMSEKEFADIVFFDGCYLLEFVALMTGNCMPSSSIFMSFSTFRGSQIRKDILLLENQIPWVVLEALMSLRRVWIHWFARAIVSSLEMESPPQFDEGAVSGYKPCHLLDLVRESYLGPSIESKPSGLTRFSLFSSAMELTEIGVRFRASDMSRFRDITFRSGLLFGWLSLPPIQIDDATQTVISNMVAFETCAVGVTDYGVGSYLSLLALLLSSEEDVKELRLKKIFSDVSDGQALAFLKSLNPHLGKGTSFMQVLQTYLIGVNKKIDRLGNGLGFVLTLLTRVHGEYQMNHAKRSEIMENTME; from the exons ATGGCATCCGCCGACCAAACCACGGCCGAGTGCAGAGAGCTTGCTGCCATCATGAAGGCGAGCAATGAGAAGGTACGAGCAGAGGCTCAATTGGGCAAGCCCCTCACACAGAAG TCGATGGAAGTGGTCAAGAAAGCGGCCGCTCATGACTTTTGCAACAGCACAAGACACTCCGTCGAAGATTTCTACAGAAAGGTCCCAAGACACTCCGTCGAAGATTTCTACAGAAAGGTCCGTGCAGTCGCTGGGGAGGCTCGGAGTGGCTATGCGGACCTATTTGAGTACATGAGCGAAAAGGAATTCGCCGACATTGTGTTCTTCGATGGCTGCTACCTGTTGGAGTTCGTAGCGCTTATGACTGGCAATTGCATGCCTTCTTCGTCCATCTTCATGAGCTTCAGCACCTTCCGCGGCTCACAGATCAGGAAGGACATCTTGTTGCTCGAGAACCAGATTCCGTGGGTGGTGCTGGAGGCCCTCATGAGTTTGCGACGTGTGTGGATCCACTGGTTTGCCCGAGCAATTGTCTCTTCCTTGGAGATGGAGTCGCCTCCCCAGTTCGACGAGGGCGCCGTCAGCGGTTATAAGCCCTGCCACCTACTAGACCTCGTGCGCGAGAGTTACCTAGGCCCCAGCATTGAGTCAAAACCCAGTGGGTTAACTCGTTTCTCGCTCTTCAGCTCTGCCATGGAGCTCACAGAGATCGGGGTTCGGTTCCGCGCCAGTGATATGTCCCGGTTCCGGGACATTACCTTCCGCAGCGGCTTGCTCTTCGGGTGGCTGTCCCTTCCGCCGATCCAAATCGATGATGCGACCCAGACCGTAATATCGAACATGGTGGCGTTCGAGACTTGCGCCGTCGGTGTGACCGACTACGGGGTCGGCTCTTACCTCTCTCTGCTCGCCCTCCTCTTGAGCAGCGAGGAGGACGTGAAGGAGCTGAGATTGAAGAAGATATTTAGCGACGTGAGCGACGGGCAGGCTCTGGCCTTCTTGAAGTCCCTCAACCCACACCTGGGGAAGGGCACAAGCTTCATGCAGGTGCTGCAGACATATCTGATAGGtgttaacaaaaaaattgatcGACTAGGAAACGGCCTAGGATTTGTCTTAACACTCCTCACTCGCGTGCACGGTGAGTATCAAATGAACCATGCCAAAAGGTCTGAGATAATGGAAAATACAATGGAATAA
- the LOC109713006 gene encoding UPF0481 protein At3g47200-like translates to MAMSSTETEGQGSWKLPSKLQTISQDQPMGGRIARLSQDQDVLWRGRIYPTVVRIGPLQQRGPIQLPQWTSPLLERRTTVEGKIELPLPERRTAGEAKIELPLPELGGGVPLLTELMMPTFTTNVEKTKLEFLRRLILRGHAVGRETAVVVQYLNHIQGMISCIIQCYESLEKYNFTREDLVEMMVLDGCFIIEAIVNYWISKKEDELPLANESVRYDLLLVENQIPFFVLEELFRITAVPEFGTKDEGRALVRNLAVFYLTMGEIQEVPAGYNGPVYHLVHLLHICLRPLPPPTASRRSPPPLVGKLRKMELLWRLLNASSSNSPVDWVLWKLMPPARELSRLGVRFKPKTTPHLADITFDDKNGVLEFPRFPRNGLAIYTVNNLVAMEIGDGWEPTERLFCSYAMFMSELIGGREDATVLIDAGILKIRAEDWLVAATYFGRLAPLNVGGGYQHHFRTLVRAVNAYCMQASKVMRVMGFR, encoded by the exons ATGGCCATGTCAAGTACCGAGACTGAAGGCCAAGGGAGCTGGAAACTGCCCTCCAAGCTCCAAACAATCTCACAAGACCAACCCATGGGGGGGCGCATCGCGCGTCTCTCTCAAGATCAGGATGTGTTATGGCGCGGCCGTATCTACCCTACGGTCGTACGCATCGGACCTCTGCAACAGCGCGGTCCGATCCAGCTTCCTCAGTGGACTTCCCCTCTGCTGGAAAGAAGGACGACAGTGGAAGGTAAGATTGAGCTCCCTCTGCCTGAAAGAAGGACAGCAGGGGAAGCAAAGATTGAGCTCCCTCTGCCTGAGCTCGGCGGCGGCGTCCCTCTGCTGACTGAGCTCATGATGCCTACATTCACGACGAACGTGGAGAAGACCAAACTGGAGTTCCTCCGCAGATTGATTCTTCGAGGCCACGCCGTCGGCAGAGAGACTGCAGTGGTGGTTCAGTACTTGAACCACATCCAG GGGATGATTAGTTGCATCATCCAGTGCTACGAATCACTGGAGAAGTACAACTTTACTCGCGAAGATCTTGTTGAAATGATGGTGCTCGACGGTTGCTTCATCATCGAGGCGATCGTCAATTACTGGATAAGCAAGAAAGAGGATGAGTTGCCGCTCGCCAACGAGTCGGTCAGGTATGACTTGCTTCTAGTCGAGAACCAAATCCCCTTCTTCGTCCTCGAGGAGCTGTTCCGCATTACCGCCGTACCCGAGTTCGGGACCAAAGACGAAGGCCGAGCGCTCGTCAGAAACCTAGCGGTGTTTTACCTCACCATGGGAGAAATACAGGAAGTGCCGGCTGGCTACAACGGACCCGTCTATCATCTAGTCCATTTACTACACATATGCCTTCGCCCGCTGCCACCACCGACCGCTTCTCGGCGGTCGCCGCCGCCTTTAGTTGGCAAGCTAAGAAAGATGGAGCTCCTATGGAGGCTACTGAACGCGAGCTCCTCGAACTCGCCCGTGGACTGGGTGCTATGGAAACTGATGCCCCCGGCTCGAGAGCTCAGCAGGCTCGGGGTGAGGTTCAAGCCAAAGACGACGCCCCATCTCGCCGACATTACGTTCGACGACAAAAATGGCGTGTTAGAGTTCCCGCGATTTCCTCGTAACGGGCTCGCCATTTACACGGTGAACAATCTAGTGGCGATGGAGATAGGCGACGGTTGGGAACCGACGGAGCGGCTCTTCTGCAGCTACGCGATGTTTATGAGCGAGCTCATCGGCGGGCGGGAGGACGCAACGGTGCTCATCGACGCGGGGATTCTCAAAATTCGCGCCGAGGATTGGCTTGTGGCGGCAACATATTTTGGGAGGCTCGCCCCGCTTAACGTGGGCGGCGGCTATCAGCACCACTTCAGAACGCTGGTCCGCGCCGTGAACGCATACTGTATGCAGGCCAGCAAGGTCATGCGAGTGATGGGCTTCCGCTAG
- the LOC109713007 gene encoding uncharacterized protein LOC109713007 — MNVEAMDESEALVSAMTEIQSTAQQWPDRTRPIIRRVHYLLRSIEKGDQYFNPEVVAIGPYHRHDPQVQPAEAIKKAVALDFCKSSRRSVREFYKVVRDVTPLARLCYADRFDDISDKEFADMMFFDGCFLLQFIVTATGYIPASLSVERWMSSFNLDRVFRDVMLLENQLPWVVLEALMSFRWVPIDLFLQKIVAKIDMTAGLLPPYDEGGSHRDNDRSPCHLLELVREKFLGPQVQRGDDIVTHISIFTSAIDLAEVGVRICASDTFRFRNFSFRRGPLYGWLSLPPIVLTTYNRIVLSNLVAFEMCPGVASESSVGSYLSLLVALISREEDVKELRSKKILYGGLSDQQSLSFFKSLSPYLMTGNDYMSLLQHLNDYHRRRKVRVFIHKIVYNNFNFLLAATSVVLFLITILQTIFTIYPRK; from the coding sequence ATGAACGTGGAAGCCATGGATGAATCCGAAGCGCTTGTTTCGGCGATGACGGAGATCCAGTCCACAGCGCAACAATGGCCAGACAGAACGAGGCCCATCATACGGAGGGTCCATTACCTTCTTCGAAGTATCGAGAAGGGCGACCAGTACTTCAACCCCGAGGTAGTGGCGATCGGGCCGTACCACCGACACGACCCGCAAGTGCAGCCGGCAGAGGCAATCAAGAAGGCGGTCGCCCTCGACTTCTGCAAGAGCTCACGGCGCTCCGTCCGAGAGTTCTACAAAGTGGTTCGTGATGTGACTCCTCTGGCTCGGTTGTGCTATGCGGACCGATTCGACGACATCAGCGACAAGGAATTCGCGGACATGATGTTCTTCGATGGCTGCTTTCTGCTGCAGTTCATTGTGACGGCAACCGGGTACATCCCGGCATCTTTATCCGTCGAAAGGTGGATGAGCTCTTTCAACCTAGATCGAGTCTTTAGGGACGTCATGTTGCTCGAGAACCAGCTTCCGTGGGTGGTTCTAGAGGCCCTTATGAGTTTCCGATGGGTACCTATCGATCTGTTTCTCCAAAAAATTGTTGCTAAGATTGATATGACGGCGGGGTTGCTGCCTCCATACGATGAGGGCGGCAGCCACCGCGACAACGACCGCAGTCCCTGCCACCTCCTAGAGCTCGTGCGTGAGAAATTCCTAGGCCCCCAGGTCCAGCGAGGCGACGATATTGTGACGCATATCTCGATCTTCACCTCCGCCATCGACCTCGCAGAAGTCGGGGTTCGAATTTGTGCTAGCGATACGTTCCGGTTCCGCAACTTCAGCTTCCGTAGGGGCCCGCTCTACGGGTGGCTATCCCTCCCACCAATCGTGCTCACCACGTACAACAGGATCGTCCTCAGCAATTTGGTGGCGTTCGAGATGTGCCCCGGTGTTGCGTCTGAGAGCTCGGTAGGCTCCTACCTCTCTCTGCTCGTCGCCCTCATTAGCCGGGAGGAGGACGTCAAGGAGCTGAGATCAAAGAAGATACTATACGGCGGTCTCAGCGACCAACAGTCTCTCAGCTTCTTCAAGTCCCTCTCCCCTTACCTCATGACCGGCAATGACTACATGTCTCTGCTTCAGCACCTTAACGACTACCACAGACGCAGAAAGGTGAGGGTCTTTATTCACAAGATCGTCTACAACAACTTCAACTTCCTTTTGGCCGCTACCTCAGTCGTTCTCTTCCTCATCACTATTCTCCAAACCATCTTCACCATCTATCCTCGGAAATGA
- the LOC109713008 gene encoding uncharacterized protein At2g24330-like yields MANDAIPSSSSSSEAAAEEEEKKKKRRSGRGGGGGGVVSRVWKGIFGAGHDLEKELRRLSVAEASAHARIKRRAQATRAMRTNLVVVSIALEGLAVAYAIMTTRSLDLNWQMRAVRVMPLFVLPVLAVVIYSTLGSVRRMLDSKDQKALERLREERQAKITELKERTNYYTTQQLIQRYDLDPAAKAAAATVLASKLGADSGLKFYVGDESNTSPSLGVSNDVNPAQPTQLRHRKPASGKSAAAVSSQEAHFFDDSLNEYDENAGEIASPNQSFVGHNKGSAGSDGGWLARIAALLVGEDPTQCYALICSNCHMHNGFARKEDFLFITYYCPHCHALNGSRQQAENEMILNSERETPISQADGNDAFNDASNSSSITGSPFANTPTAAKEMPQGDNGDEEGNDVHTN; encoded by the exons ATGGCGAACGACGccatcccctcctcctcctcgtcgtcggaggccgcggcggaagaggaggagaagaagaagaagaggcgtAGTGgccgcggaggcggcggcggaggagtggTGTCGCGCGTGTGGAAGGGGATCTTCGGAGCGGGACATGACTTGGAGAAGGAGCTTCGGCGCCTCTCCGTGGCGGAGGCCTCCGCCCACGCGCGGATCAAGCGAAGGGCCCAAGCCACGCGCGCGATGAGGACGAACCTCGTCGTCGTATCGATCGCTCTTGAG GGTTTGGCTGTTGCATATGCTATCATGACGACAAGATCATTGGATTTGAACTGGCAGATGAGGGCAGTTAGAGTGATGCCTTTGTTTGTGCTTCCTGTTTTAGCTGTTGTCATCTACTCGACACTTGGGAGCGTCAGAAGAATGT TGGATAGCAAGGACCAGAAAGCGCTTGAGAGGCTCCGTGAAGAAAGGCAAGCGAAGATAACTGAGCTGAAGGAGAGGACAAATTACTACACTACACAACAGCTTATTCAG AGATACGACCTTGATCCTGCTGCCAAGGCCGCAGCAGCAACTGTTCTGGCATCTAAACTTGGAGCAGATTCTGGGTTGAAATTTTATGTTGGAGATGAATCAAATACCAGTCCCTCATTGGGAGTTAGCAATGATGTTAACCCGGCGCAACCTACTCAGCTCCGACACAGAAAACCAGCTTCTGGCAAAAGTGCTGCCGCAGTAAGCAGCCAAGAAGCTCACTTCTTTGATGATTCCTTAAATGAGTACGACGAAAATGCCGGGGAAATTGCTTCTCCAAATCAGAGTTTTGTTGGACATAATAAAGGTTCAGCTGGTAGTGACGGGGGATGGCTCGCTCGAATTGCGGCTTTGCTTGTAGGAGAAGATCCGACACAGTGCTATGCGCTGATCTGCAGCAACTGCCATATGCATAATG GATTTGCGAGGAAAGAggattttctatttataacatATTATTGCCCTCATTGCCACGCATTAAACGGGTCTCGACAGCAAGCGGAAAACGAAATGATTTTGAATTCTGAGAGGGAAACTCCGATTTCTCAAGCTGATGGTAATGATGCGTTCAACGACGCGAGCAATTCGAGCTCGATCACCGGCAGTCCATTTGCAAACACTCCAACAGCTGCCAAAGAAATGCCTCAAGGAGACAACGGCGACGAGGAAGGAAATGATGTTCATACTAATTAG